The DNA sequence GTAGCCGAAGGCGGAGAAGGTGGTGAAGCCGCCCAGCAGGCCGACGATTAGGAAAGACTGTACGCCGCCTCCAAAAAGCTGACGGCTTTCCACCAGCCCCGCCAGCAGCCCGATGAGTAAGCATCCCGCCAGGTTCACCGCCACCGTTCCATAGGGGAATACAGGATGGCTAAGGAGGCGGTCGGCCCAAACGCCGACGCCATATCGCAGCATAGACCCGATA is a window from the SAR202 cluster bacterium genome containing:
- the crcB gene encoding fluoride efflux transporter CrcB; the encoded protein is MITVLLVGAGGAIGSMLRYGVGVWADRLLSHPVFPYGTVAVNLAGCLLIGLLAGLVESRQLFGGGVQSFLIVGLLGGFTTFSAFGYQTLTLFRDGQPGLAFLNVGLQVIVGVAAAWAGWRLGTA